The DNA region CCTCTGTTAGACGTGCTATGTCTTGTGTTCGTGCTGCTAGTTCTCCATTTTTGTCGGTTATTACTGAGCCGCCTATCTTCAAAATTGTCGGTTTAGGTTCGCTCAATCTTCACCCCTTCGTCAGTTTTTCTTGCCATGAAAGGTCTTCCCCCAACCCTTTGAATAGCCTCAAAAACACGTTCAAGATTTTCATTTTTTGTTAGTGCTATCATGCATCCTCCGCCACCTGCACCGGTCAACTTTGCACCTAAAGCTCCGGCTTTTCGTGCCGCATTCACGAGCCATTCTAATGATTCGTCTGAGACTCCGACGCCGTAAAGCAACGCGTGGTTAATGTTCATCATTTCTCCAAGAGTTTCTAAGTCGTTTTCTTTTAAGGCGTCTATGGCTCTCAAGACAATTTCACGTGCTGCCAACATTATTGGTTCTACAATTTGTGGATACTTCTCTTTTATGCTCCGCACTTTTTCCACTTGAGCGCGCGTAGACCTTTCAACTCCAGTATCTCCAATAACAAGCGGAATATCCGCTTTAACTTCTAATGGTTTAAAGCCGGTGTCCATTTGAAAGAGAAGTGTTCCGCCGAAAGTTGAGATTGCCGGGTCTATTCCGGATGGTGTGCCATGCACAATTTTTTCAGATGCAAAAGTGGTTCGGAAAACATCTTCCTTAGACATTTTAACATTCAAAAGGGCGCCTACCGCAGCTGTGACAGCTGCAACTACGGCTGCTGAAGAACCTAACCCAGCAGCAACAGGCACCGTCGAGTTAATTTTGATGTTTAGCCCAACATTTTCTCCATATTTTTCTAAAACTTTAGCCACAGCCAACCTAATCGGCTCAAACTTTGACTTTGCCTCTTTTGCGTCGCCTTGCTCAATCTTGAAGTTTCCATTCTCTAAATAACCAGCTAAATTTAAGTTTACGGAATGCAGGCAAAGGCGTTTGTCGTCACGTTGTTCTGCTTCGGCGTAAGCTCTTTTATCGATGGCTAAAACTATTGCTGGCTCGCCGTAGACGACAAAGTGCTCTCCGAAGAGTATTATCTTCGCGGGAGCAGAGGCAACAACCCCCATTCTACACCACTATTTTGTGAAGGAGACGGCAGCATACCCAACGACGCTTGAGTAGTCGCCAATTATATCTCCACTAGTCTTATAGCATAATAATTTTGCCTCTTTCGCTCCCAAAGTTTTCGCTGCTGTAATTAAAGCTGATATTGGACCGTATCCACACGCGCTAATATTGTGGGCTTCTATAATTGAATAAAATTTTGTTTCGTCCATTGCTTCAACGGCTTCAAGAGCCAACCTATCATTTTTAGCCGCCTTTTCCTGCTGCTCATAATGAGTCATGTCTGAAGACGCAATTACCACAGCGTTTTTCTCAGCTAAAACCTTAGCCACAGCTTGTCCAACTTCTCTCGCTGAAGACAAATCTTGCATCAAAAAGCAGACGGGCACAATTTTGAAGTTTGAGCCATAAAGATATTGGAGAAATGGAAGCTGAACCTCAATTGAATGTTCAAACTGGTGAGCGGAATCATCGACATCAATTATGCGTGACTCATGCACAATACTGTTGGCTGTTTCACCATCTACTCCAACATCACCTAAAGGCGTGCGCCAAACACCATCATTCATAACGGCTAAGGCACTACCATAACCAGTATGATTCGGACCAAAAAGAACAACGATGTCTGGTTTACCATCCAAAGCCAGCTTATAATAGGCGTGAGCTGCTACCGGACCAGAAAACATGTAACCTGCATGAGGACAAACCAAACCAACAATTTGTCTCGGACCAGCTCCATCCACTTTAGGAAGTTTTCCGGGTCCATATTTATGCAAAAAACACTGTTCTATTTGTTTTCTCAAGGATTCGGCGTTCCCTTCATAGAAGGCTCCAGCTTGAGTTGGACGCCGAATCTTCACCATCTCTGCTAAGTTTCCTCCTCTTCCTTCAAAATCTTAGCTTCAAAATCGTCAATTGTTACAGGTAAATCTTTGTCTGGAGGCAATTCTCCTCTTTCACGTAATATTTGCCTCGCCAAAAGCCAATAAATGACTGCTAATGCTCTTCTACCTTTATTGTTTGTTGGAATAACAAAGTCCACATCCGCAAATTCATTGTCTGTGCTGCATAAAGCCACTACGGGAATACCAACGGAAGACGCCTCACGAACAGCTTGAAAATCAGCTCGAGGGTCAGAAACAACAAGCACTTCAGGTTCAATACGATTCGGATACAATGGATTTGACAACAATCCCGGAATGAAACGCCCAATCACCGGCGTGGCTTTGATTACTTCACAGAATTTCTTAACAGGCTCTTGCGCATATAGCCTAGCTGCGGCAGCCGCAATTTTTGACGGTTCAAACCTTGCTAGGAACTTGGCAGCGACTCTTATGCGGTCGTCTGTTTTCTTGACATCTAAAACGAATAAGCCGTCTGGTCTAACGCGGTAAATGAACTGTTCCATGTCGCCGGTTTTCATTCTCGTGCCAATGTGAATTCCCGCAGAAAGCAATGTGTCTCGTGGTAACAAAAGCTCCTCTTCCGGAACCGCCGCTGCAGTTTCTTCCTCCGATTTTTCTTTTTCTTCAGCTTCTTTAATTTCTTCATCTTCTGGCAACGCGTGTCCCTCTCAAAGTATCTGGAGACTAGCCATCCTGGCTCTGTCTCCTAAAAACTCTTCTATCCTTATTAACTCATTGATTTTTGCAATCCTTGCCCCTTCAACAATTCCAGTCTTTATCACTGGACACTTAAAAGCCACCGCTAAATGGGCAATGTGCCAATCGCAAGTGTCGCCTGAACGATGCGACATTACAGGGGTATATCCGTTTCTTTTTGCAATTTCAACGGTTTCCCAAGCGTCAGTGAGTGTGCCAACCTGATTCACCTTAATTATAACTGCGTTTGCAGCATGTACTTTTATTCCACGTGCTAGTCTCTCAGTGTTTGTGACGAAAAGATCATCACCGCAAATTAAACAGTTTTTCGCTTTCTTCGTAAGCTCTGTAAAACTTTCATAGTCCTCTTCGTGAAAGGGGTCTTCAACATAAACCAAATGATACTTTCTGATTAGTTCTAGAATATATTCTAGTTGTTCGCCCGTGTTTCTTTTTTTCTTTTCTCTTTCGTAAACGTAAACTTTTTCTTTACTGTTCCATAATGAGGAAGCTGCAACATCAACGCCAAAGCCGCATTCAAAACCTACTTCCTCGCCAACTTCTTCGCACGCTCTAGCCAAAATTTCAAATGCGTCTGAATTTTCAATGTTTGCAACCCATGCGCCTTCGTCGCTTCTTCCGCCGCTGAAAAGTTTATCTTTCTTCTTCAAAATAGCGCCGATTCTTCTGTGGATTTGAGCGTTAGCCGAGGCAGCTTCGAAAAAGGTTTCTGCTCCGAATGGCAGAGCTAGGAATTCTTGTATGTCTGGGCTTTTTCCTTTTGTGTGTTTTCCGCCGCTTATTGTGTTTCCAAGCGGATAGGGCAGCTCGTTAGCGATGTGTCCTCCTAAATATTGGAAAAGAAGTGCGCCGTTAGAGTTTGCTGCCGCTTCAGCGTTGGCGAGGGAAATTGCGAAGGCGGTGTTTCCGCCTATTGCTCTGAAATCTCTGGAACTGTCTATTTCATGCAGTGTTTTATCGATTTCTTCCTGGAAAGCTGCATTTAACCCGACAAGTTCGGGAGCTATGAGTTCTTCAACTTTTTTTATTGCTTGGTCTACTCCGCCTTGCGGGTAATAAACTACTTCAGCTTTTCCGCGGCTTTCTCCTGCTGGTGCTGCGGCTCTTCCGAAGCCAGAGGCTGTTATTACGTCAACTTCTATTGTTTCTTCTCCGCGACTGTTGAAAACTTTTCTTGCAATTATGTCTTCAATAATTGCTGACATATTTTTCCCTTTTTCCTTTTGCCTTTTGTTTAGTAGTAGTTTCTTGCTTCTTTGCGTTTTTCTGCTTCTTCGTAGAATCGTAGGACTTCATCGATGATTTCTACATGTGAAAGTAGCATGCGTCTGCAGCAGTACCGTTTTACTCCTAAGCTGTCTAAAACTTCGCCTGCGCTTTCTCCAGCTTTTACTCTTCGTGCAAACTCTTCCCATTTGTCGCCGATTAATTTGCCGCAGGTGAAACATCTAACTGGTATAATCATTCATGTTGACTCCTTTATCTGTAGCTTTTTTGGTCTCTTGCCCGCGCTCCTGGGCCTCCGAATTTTTTAGGTTCTTTTCTTCTTGCGTCTCCAACAATCATGGTTCTGTCGTATTCAGTAAATAGTGAGCGTAAGTGTGTGCTTTTTGTCCATTTTAGCAGTGCGTTGGAGATGGCCATTCTTGCGGCTTCTGCTTGTCCCATGTAGCCTCCTCCTGAAACTTTTATGTCGATGTCTAATTGTTTCCAAACATTGTCTCCTGCTTGTAAAAGTGGCTCCATAATTTTTTCTTTTGCAATTTTTGGTTCAAATATTTCTATGGGAGTTTTGTTTATGCGTATTCTTCCAATGCCTGGTTTAACAACGGCTCTTGCTACTGCCGTTTTTCTTTTACCGCTGACAACTAAAACTTTTTTTGTTGGCATTTTTATTCACCTGGGTTCCATCCTAACTCTTTCGCGAATTCGCCTATTGTAAAGTATGGGCAAGTTAGTTTTTTGGCTTGGGCGGCTTCTATTGTTTCTATTTTTTGGTCTTTGAATTCTTCTGGTAGTCCGATGAATACTTTGAGTCGCTTGTATGCTTGTTTACCTTTTGGCTGTTTGTGTGGAAGCATTCCTCGCACTGTTCTTCTTACTATTCTGTCGGGTCTTCGTGGGTGAAATGGACCCATTTTTGGGCTTCCTACTTTCAAGAATTCTTTGGCTTCCGCTACTTTGCTTCTCTTTCTTCCAGAAAGCACCGCTTTTTCAGCGTTAACGATTACTATTTCTTCACCTTTCAATAAGCGCTTTGCAATGATGCTTGCCATTCTGCCTAGAATAAGTTCTTCAGCGTTAATTATGGTGACTGGTTTTGTTGTTTGCATTTTATCACCCGATTATCTTGATGTTTGTGCCTTTTGGGTTCTTCTCGATTATCTCGGGAAACGATAAACATTTGCCTTTTGCGGCTGTGATTTTTTCTTCGGCTTTTGCAGAAAAAGAAAATGCTGCTACGGTTAGAGGGTGGTCTATTTCTCCTGTGCCTAATACCTTTCCTGGAACTGCGACTACTTCGTTCTTTTGTGTGTATCTGTTTAAGCGGCTGAGGTTTACGCTTATGCGTTTTCTCTTGGGCTTTTGTAGGCGTTCGGCGATATCTTTCCATATGTTCGCGTTCTTTTCTCTGCTTTGTTTTCTTAGAAAGCGAATAAGCGCTATAAGCTCGGGGTTTGTTATTTCAGTTTTCTTCATCTTTTTTCACC from Candidatus Bathyarchaeota archaeon A05DMB-5 includes:
- a CDS encoding 30S ribosomal protein S2, whose protein sequence is MPEDEEIKEAEEKEKSEEETAAAVPEEELLLPRDTLLSAGIHIGTRMKTGDMEQFIYRVRPDGLFVLDVKKTDDRIRVAAKFLARFEPSKIAAAAARLYAQEPVKKFCEVIKATPVIGRFIPGLLSNPLYPNRIEPEVLVVSDPRADFQAVREASSVGIPVVALCSTDNEFADVDFVIPTNNKGRRALAVIYWLLARQILRERGELPPDKDLPVTIDDFEAKILKEEEET
- the mvk gene encoding mevalonate kinase, whose product is MGVVASAPAKIILFGEHFVVYGEPAIVLAIDKRAYAEAEQRDDKRLCLHSVNLNLAGYLENGNFKIEQGDAKEAKSKFEPIRLAVAKVLEKYGENVGLNIKINSTVPVAAGLGSSAAVVAAVTAAVGALLNVKMSKEDVFRTTFASEKIVHGTPSGIDPAISTFGGTLLFQMDTGFKPLEVKADIPLVIGDTGVERSTRAQVEKVRSIKEKYPQIVEPIMLAAREIVLRAIDALKENDLETLGEMMNINHALLYGVGVSDESLEWLVNAARKAGALGAKLTGAGGGGCMIALTKNENLERVFEAIQRVGGRPFMARKTDEGVKIERT
- the amrB gene encoding AmmeMemoRadiSam system protein B; translated protein: MVKIRRPTQAGAFYEGNAESLRKQIEQCFLHKYGPGKLPKVDGAGPRQIVGLVCPHAGYMFSGPVAAHAYYKLALDGKPDIVVLFGPNHTGYGSALAVMNDGVWRTPLGDVGVDGETANSIVHESRIIDVDDSAHQFEHSIEVQLPFLQYLYGSNFKIVPVCFLMQDLSSAREVGQAVAKVLAEKNAVVIASSDMTHYEQQEKAAKNDRLALEAVEAMDETKFYSIIEAHNISACGYGPISALITAAKTLGAKEAKLLCYKTSGDIIGDYSSVVGYAAVSFTK
- a CDS encoding DNA-directed RNA polymerase subunit N: MIIPVRCFTCGKLIGDKWEEFARRVKAGESAGEVLDSLGVKRYCCRRMLLSHVEIIDEVLRFYEEAEKRKEARNYY
- a CDS encoding 50S ribosomal protein L18e, whose translation is MKKTEITNPELIALIRFLRKQSREKNANIWKDIAERLQKPKRKRISVNLSRLNRYTQKNEVVAVPGKVLGTGEIDHPLTVAAFSFSAKAEEKITAAKGKCLSFPEIIEKNPKGTNIKIIG
- the eno gene encoding phosphopyruvate hydratase, which gives rise to MSAIIEDIIARKVFNSRGEETIEVDVITASGFGRAAAPAGESRGKAEVVYYPQGGVDQAIKKVEELIAPELVGLNAAFQEEIDKTLHEIDSSRDFRAIGGNTAFAISLANAEAAANSNGALLFQYLGGHIANELPYPLGNTISGGKHTKGKSPDIQEFLALPFGAETFFEAASANAQIHRRIGAILKKKDKLFSGGRSDEGAWVANIENSDAFEILARACEEVGEEVGFECGFGVDVAASSLWNSKEKVYVYEREKKKRNTGEQLEYILELIRKYHLVYVEDPFHEEDYESFTELTKKAKNCLICGDDLFVTNTERLARGIKVHAANAVIIKVNQVGTLTDAWETVEIAKRNGYTPVMSHRSGDTCDWHIAHLAVAFKCPVIKTGIVEGARIAKINELIRIEEFLGDRARMASLQIL
- the rplM gene encoding 50S ribosomal protein L13 — translated: MQTTKPVTIINAEELILGRMASIIAKRLLKGEEIVIVNAEKAVLSGRKRSKVAEAKEFLKVGSPKMGPFHPRRPDRIVRRTVRGMLPHKQPKGKQAYKRLKVFIGLPEEFKDQKIETIEAAQAKKLTCPYFTIGEFAKELGWNPGE
- a CDS encoding 30S ribosomal protein S9 → MPTKKVLVVSGKRKTAVARAVVKPGIGRIRINKTPIEIFEPKIAKEKIMEPLLQAGDNVWKQLDIDIKVSGGGYMGQAEAARMAISNALLKWTKSTHLRSLFTEYDRTMIVGDARRKEPKKFGGPGARARDQKSYR